In the genome of Geotrypetes seraphini chromosome 14, aGeoSer1.1, whole genome shotgun sequence, one region contains:
- the LOC117348508 gene encoding olfactory receptor 13G1-like: MEGDNQSIAIEFYMIGLSSHPELQPLFFAVFLIIYIAALLGNMVITTVITTDSRLHTPMYFFLINLSILDICCTTAAIPKVLQIIQSKEKTISFSGCMVQLCIFTSALSAELILLTVMACDRYVAICIPLHYSTIMNRRTCILLAAAVWQLGFLNSIMHTSLILRLKFCQHNIIDHFFCEIPPLLSVARSDTYINLVVVIIADFFLGMACFILTVISYTYIILAILKIRSAEKKKKAFSTCASHLTVVTLFYGGVIYTYVRPAFDNNPEADKVMSAVYAIASPVLNPIIYSLRNKEVINALKKLLERNLIPHK, translated from the coding sequence ATGGAAGGCGATAACCAGAGCATAGCCATTGAATTTTATATGATTGGATTGTCTAGTCACCCAGAACTCCAGCCTTTGTTTTTTGCTGTCTTCCTCATTATTTACATAGCAGCTTTGCTGGGTAACATGGTGATCACTACTGTCATCACCACCGACTCTCGTCTTCATACTCCAATGTACTTCTTTCTTATTAACTTGTCCATCTTGGACATCTGCTGCACAACAGCTGCTATTCCAAAGGTTTTACAAATCATCCAGTCAAAGGAGAAAACGATCTCCTTCTCTGGCTGCATGGTTCAGTTGTGTATCTTCACCTCGGCCTTGAGTGCAGAGCTCATTCTCTTGACGGTAATGGCATGTGATCGTTATGTTGCAATATGCATCCCACTGCATTATAGCACCATTATGAACAGGAGGACTTGCATTCTTCTGGCTGCAGCTGTTTGGCAACTGGGGTTCTTGAATTCAATCATGCACACCAGCTTAATCCTCAGGTTAAAGTTCTGCCAGCACAACATTATTGACCACTTCTTTTGTGAAATTCCCCCACTGCTCAGTGTTGCCCGCTCAGACACATATATCAATCTTGTGGTCGTTATTATTGCAGATTTTTTCTTGGGTATGGCTTGTTTCATTCTAACAGTCATATCTTACACGTATATCATCTTAGCCATACTGAAAATCCGTTCTgctgagaaaaagaagaaagcctTTTCTACCTGTGCATCGCACCTCACTGTCGTGACATTATTCTATGGCGGGGTCATCTACACCTACGTTAGACCTGCTTTTGACAATAACCCAGAAGCTGACAAAGTCATGTCTGCAGTTTATGCCATTGCGTCTCCAGTGCTGAACCCCATTATTTACAGTTTAAGAAACAAAGAGGTTATCAATGCTCTGAAAAAACTGTTAGAAAGAAATTTAATCCCACATAAATAG